Proteins encoded by one window of Xylocopa sonorina isolate GNS202 chromosome 16, iyXylSono1_principal, whole genome shotgun sequence:
- the LOC143430982 gene encoding protein 5NUC isoform X2, whose translation MHSRFEQTSKLSSVCSQKEADEGRCYGGFPRIATLIRESRKSQVPCLFLNAGDTYQGSTWYSIYKWRIVSRFLNLLAPNATSLGNHEFDDGVDGLIPFIQNATFPIVTSNLDLSKQPNLAATNLLNSTVLTVNGVRIGVIGYLTPETKVLSRTEEVIFLDEVESVRREARKLKGQGVNVLIALGHSGFEVDKKIAREVEDIDLVIGGHTNTFLYNGKQPDIEIPEGLYPTEVVQENGRKVYVVQAYAYTKYLGNFTVNFDRDGEVTGIVGNPVLVDSKIEQAKDILDVLDELRGPINNISQTIVGRTRVLLDGDSKVCRRSECNLGNLITDAMVDYNVGEYAGKNGWTDAAIAFQNSGSIRTSIMTSNDYKITMEDVLGVLPFNNAILKVSMTGEMILSILEWSVYNLESNSTANLFGAFLQFSGLQVVYDLTQPKNSRVVSVDVLCASCNVPTYSRLNKDETYNVLLIDFMQSGGDGYTMLKNLKTVSLGVTTSEALIEYLKRHSPVYPAVEWRIKYLNDQEESYSYNQKGKSSSNRVHQSIELMVLLPMISWLLAR comes from the exons ATGCATTCGAG GTTCGAGCAGACATCGAAATTGTCGAGTGTCTGCTCGCAAAAGGAGGCGGATGAGGGCAGATGTTACGGAGGATTCCCCAGAATAGCGACCTTGATCCGAGAGTCCCGGAAATCGCAGGTTCCGTGCCTGTTCCTCAACGCTGGGGACACGTACCAAGGCTCTACGTGGTACAGCATCTACAAGTGGAGGATCGTATCAAGGTTCTTGAATCTTCTGGCCCCGAATGCCACG AGTTTAGGGAACCACGAGTTCGACGACGGTGTGGACGGTCTGATACCCTTCATCCAGAACGCCACGTTCCCCATAGTGACGTCCAATCTGGACCTAAGCAAACAACCGAACCTGGCCGCGACGAACCTGTTGAACAGCACCGTTCTCACCGTAAACGGAGTGAGGATCGGTGTGATCGGCTACCTGACGCCAGAGACCAAGGTGCTCTCGAGAACGGAGGAAGTGATCTTCCTGGACGAGGTGGAGAGCGTTCGCAGGGAGGCCAGAAAGTTAAAGGGACAAGGTGTGAACGTACTGATCGCTCTGGGGCACTCTGGCTTCGAAGTTGACAAGAAAATCGCTCGGGAAGTGGAGGACATCGACCTGGTGATCGGTGGGCACACGAACACCTTCCTCTACAACGGGAAACAACCGGATATAGAGATCCCAGAGGGTCTCTATCCGACGGAGGTGGTGCAGGAGAACGGAAGAAAGGTCTACGTGGTGCAGGCTTACGCTTACACGAAGTACCTTGGCAATTTCACGGTCAATTTCGATCGGGACGGAGAAGTCACCGGCATCGTTGGCAATCCAGTGCTCGTCGACAGCAAAATCGAACAA GCAAAAGACATTTTGGACGTATTGGATGAACTGAGAGGGCCCATCAATAATATCAGCCAAACGATAGTTGGAAGGACTCGTGTTCTTCTCGATGGAGACAGTAAAGTTTGTAGACGAAGCGAATGCAATTTAGGCAATTTGATCACAGATGCCATGGTGGATTATAACGTTGGAGAATACGCAGGCAAAAACGGATGGACAGATGCAGCGATAGCTTTCCAGAATAGCGGTAGTATCAGGACTTCCATCATGACGAGCAATGATTACAAAATCACCATGGAAGATGTTCTCGGTGTTTTACCATTTAACAATGCCATCCTGAAAGTGTCGATGACTGGAGAAATGATTCTGTCCATATTAGAATGGAGCGTTTATAATCTAGAATCGAATAGCACTGCAAATCTTTTCGGAGCATTCTTGCAATTCTCTGGTCTTCAG GTTGTCTATGATTTAACTCAACCAAAGAATTCAAGGGTAGTTTCAGTAGATGTGCTATGCGCATCCTGCAATGTTCCAACATATAGCAGGCTGAACAAGGATGAAACTTATAATGTTCTTTTAATTGATTTTATGCAAAGCGGTGGTGATGGATATACCATGTTGAAGAATCTTAAGACTGTGTCACTTG GTGTTACTACTTCAGAAGCATTGATAGAATACTTAAAAAGACATAGTCCTGTATATCCTGCCGTTGAATGGAGAATTAAATATCTAAATGATCAGGAAGAATCTTATTCATATAATCAGAAAGGAAAAAGTAGCTCAAATAGAGTGCATCAGTCCATCGAATTGATGGTACTATTACCAATGATCAGTTGGCTACTTGCAAGATAA
- the LOC143430982 gene encoding protein 5NUC isoform X1, with protein sequence MSTVWILLCALLAFSNATLGNPVRNNADGLTVRILHTNDMHSRFEQTSKLSSVCSQKEADEGRCYGGFPRIATLIRESRKSQVPCLFLNAGDTYQGSTWYSIYKWRIVSRFLNLLAPNATSLGNHEFDDGVDGLIPFIQNATFPIVTSNLDLSKQPNLAATNLLNSTVLTVNGVRIGVIGYLTPETKVLSRTEEVIFLDEVESVRREARKLKGQGVNVLIALGHSGFEVDKKIAREVEDIDLVIGGHTNTFLYNGKQPDIEIPEGLYPTEVVQENGRKVYVVQAYAYTKYLGNFTVNFDRDGEVTGIVGNPVLVDSKIEQAKDILDVLDELRGPINNISQTIVGRTRVLLDGDSKVCRRSECNLGNLITDAMVDYNVGEYAGKNGWTDAAIAFQNSGSIRTSIMTSNDYKITMEDVLGVLPFNNAILKVSMTGEMILSILEWSVYNLESNSTANLFGAFLQFSGLQVVYDLTQPKNSRVVSVDVLCASCNVPTYSRLNKDETYNVLLIDFMQSGGDGYTMLKNLKTVSLGVTTSEALIEYLKRHSPVYPAVEWRIKYLNDQEESYSYNQKGKSSSNRVHQSIELMVLLPMISWLLAR encoded by the exons ATGTCCACCGTTTGGATCCTGCTCTGCGCCCTTCTCGCGTTCTCCAACGCGACTCTTGGCAATCCTGTACGGAACAACGCCGATGGACTCACCGTTAGAATCTTGCACACCAACGACATGCATTCGAG GTTCGAGCAGACATCGAAATTGTCGAGTGTCTGCTCGCAAAAGGAGGCGGATGAGGGCAGATGTTACGGAGGATTCCCCAGAATAGCGACCTTGATCCGAGAGTCCCGGAAATCGCAGGTTCCGTGCCTGTTCCTCAACGCTGGGGACACGTACCAAGGCTCTACGTGGTACAGCATCTACAAGTGGAGGATCGTATCAAGGTTCTTGAATCTTCTGGCCCCGAATGCCACG AGTTTAGGGAACCACGAGTTCGACGACGGTGTGGACGGTCTGATACCCTTCATCCAGAACGCCACGTTCCCCATAGTGACGTCCAATCTGGACCTAAGCAAACAACCGAACCTGGCCGCGACGAACCTGTTGAACAGCACCGTTCTCACCGTAAACGGAGTGAGGATCGGTGTGATCGGCTACCTGACGCCAGAGACCAAGGTGCTCTCGAGAACGGAGGAAGTGATCTTCCTGGACGAGGTGGAGAGCGTTCGCAGGGAGGCCAGAAAGTTAAAGGGACAAGGTGTGAACGTACTGATCGCTCTGGGGCACTCTGGCTTCGAAGTTGACAAGAAAATCGCTCGGGAAGTGGAGGACATCGACCTGGTGATCGGTGGGCACACGAACACCTTCCTCTACAACGGGAAACAACCGGATATAGAGATCCCAGAGGGTCTCTATCCGACGGAGGTGGTGCAGGAGAACGGAAGAAAGGTCTACGTGGTGCAGGCTTACGCTTACACGAAGTACCTTGGCAATTTCACGGTCAATTTCGATCGGGACGGAGAAGTCACCGGCATCGTTGGCAATCCAGTGCTCGTCGACAGCAAAATCGAACAA GCAAAAGACATTTTGGACGTATTGGATGAACTGAGAGGGCCCATCAATAATATCAGCCAAACGATAGTTGGAAGGACTCGTGTTCTTCTCGATGGAGACAGTAAAGTTTGTAGACGAAGCGAATGCAATTTAGGCAATTTGATCACAGATGCCATGGTGGATTATAACGTTGGAGAATACGCAGGCAAAAACGGATGGACAGATGCAGCGATAGCTTTCCAGAATAGCGGTAGTATCAGGACTTCCATCATGACGAGCAATGATTACAAAATCACCATGGAAGATGTTCTCGGTGTTTTACCATTTAACAATGCCATCCTGAAAGTGTCGATGACTGGAGAAATGATTCTGTCCATATTAGAATGGAGCGTTTATAATCTAGAATCGAATAGCACTGCAAATCTTTTCGGAGCATTCTTGCAATTCTCTGGTCTTCAG GTTGTCTATGATTTAACTCAACCAAAGAATTCAAGGGTAGTTTCAGTAGATGTGCTATGCGCATCCTGCAATGTTCCAACATATAGCAGGCTGAACAAGGATGAAACTTATAATGTTCTTTTAATTGATTTTATGCAAAGCGGTGGTGATGGATATACCATGTTGAAGAATCTTAAGACTGTGTCACTTG GTGTTACTACTTCAGAAGCATTGATAGAATACTTAAAAAGACATAGTCCTGTATATCCTGCCGTTGAATGGAGAATTAAATATCTAAATGATCAGGAAGAATCTTATTCATATAATCAGAAAGGAAAAAGTAGCTCAAATAGAGTGCATCAGTCCATCGAATTGATGGTACTATTACCAATGATCAGTTGGCTACTTGCAAGATAA
- the LOC143431057 gene encoding apyrase, whose amino-acid sequence MLWFLLLPSLFQLSRGFTRVEPHYSTDSDLFELSVIHLNDFHARFEQTGPRSGMCRKGEEKDCVGGIARVSTAVNRLIEERPNPIFLNAGDHFQGTLWYNVHRWNVTATFMNMLPHDVMTIGNHEFDNDVDGVVNFLKMVKAPVVVTNIDASEEPTMQGLYENSTVIERNGTKIGVIGVILSTTNTISRTGRLKFLDEVETVNDEARRLKSRGIDIIIVLSHCGLDVDRIMAAKCPLIDLIVGGHSHTFLYTGPPPFIDQPEDKYPVVVIQEKTNRKVPIVQAAAFTKYLGNLTVRFDKEGEVIDWEGNPILLDHSIEQDPVMVKALEPWKISVDEKASSIIARSRVYLDNQCHKKECNLGNLIADAMVDSYVEKAEDERFWTYAAVGVINPGGVRAPIDALGQNVTYADLVMAQPFENTWDILELKGSCIVQILEMNGILIWSGLKVTYKTNDNIRTVIDVKIRCRACKVPRYVDLKRDEWYRIVVPTFLIGAGDGFVPFATCGRNHEVGYLDLELLSKYMKKISPITTGQNRRVIFLGDTDKR is encoded by the exons ATGCTCTGGTTTTTACTGCTGCCGTCCTTGTTCCAACTGTCACGCGGATTTACCCGGGTAGAACCGCATTACTCGACAGACTCGGATTTATTCGAGTTGTCCGTGATACACTTAAACGATTTCCACGCGAG GTTCGAGCAAACGGGACCCCGTTCAGGAATGTGTCGCAAGGGGGAGGAAAAGGATTGCGTAGGTGGAATAGCGAGGGTTTCGACGGCGGTGAATCGATTAATCGAGGAAAGGCCGAATCCAATTTTCCTGAACGCCGGGGACCATTTCCAGGGGACGCTTTGGTACAATGTTCATCGCTGGAACGTGACCGCGACGTTCATGAACATGCTGCCCCACGATGTCATG ACGATAGGAAATCACGAGTTTGACAACGACGTCGATGGAGTGGTTAATTTCTTAAAAATGGTCAAGGCACCCGTGGTGGTGACCAACATCGACGCCAGCGAGGAACCAACTATGCAG GGCTTGTACGAGAACAGCACGGTCATCGAGAGGAACGGCACGAAGATTGGAGTAATTGGGGTGATTCTGTCGACCACAAAC ACAATTTCCAGAACCGGGAGACTAAAGTTTCTGGACGAGGTGGAAACGGTGAATGACGAGGCGCGGAGATTGAAGTCCCGTGGGATCGACATTATTATTGTTTTAAGCCACTGCGGATTGGACGTGGACAGAATAATGGCCGCCAAGTGTCCTCTGATCGACCTGATCGTCGGAGGACACTCTCATACGTTTTTATACACGG GACCACCACCGTTCATAGACCAACCGGAAGACAAATACCCTGTAGTAGTGATACAAGAGAAGACCAACAGAAAAGTGCCTATCGTCCAAGCAGCAGCGTTCACTAA ATATCTGGGAAACCTGACGGTGCGGTTCGACAAGGAGGGTGAGGTGATCGACTGGGAGGGGAATCCGATTCTTCTCGATCACTCGATCGAGCAAG ATCCTGTAATGGTAAAAGCCTTGGAGCCATGGAAAATAAGCGTGGACGAGAAGGCATCGTCCATAATCGCTCGATCGAGGGTTTATCTGGATAACCAGTGTCACAAAAAGGAGTGCAATCTTGGAAATCTAATCGCAGATGCAATGGTGGATTCT TACGTAGAAAAGGCAGAAGACGAGAGATTTTGGACGTACGCTGCTGTGGGTGTCATAAATCCTGGAGGAGTTCGTGCTCCCATCGATGCTTTGGGTCAGAACGTAACTTACGCCGATTTGGTGATGGCTCAACCCTTCGAGAACACTTGGGACATCCTTGAATTGAAGGGCAGCTGCATCGTGCAG ATCCTGGAAATGAATGGTATTTTAATATGGTCGGGATTAAAAGTGACGTACAAGACAAACGATAATATCAGAACGGTGATAGACGTTAAGATAAG ATGTCGAGCTTGCAAAGTACCGAGATACGTGGATTTAAAAAGGGACGAATGGTACAGAATAGTCGTCCCAACTTTTCTGATCGGCGCTGGCGACGGATTCGTTCCATTTGCGACTTGTGGACGAAATCACGAAGTGGGATACTTGGATTTGGAACTGCTGAGCAAATATATGAAAAAGATCAGTCCGATAACGACCGGGCAAAATCGTCGAGTCATTTTCCTAGGCGACACCGATAAACGCTAA